In the Arachis ipaensis cultivar K30076 chromosome B10, Araip1.1, whole genome shotgun sequence genome, one interval contains:
- the LOC110268412 gene encoding protein ALP1-like, which yields MKFTYVLSGWEGTASDSRILKDTLSREYPLRIPKGKFYLGDAGFMLKPGILTPYRGVRYHLKEYSVRKLQNPKELFNHRHSSLRNVIERSFGVLKKRFPIIAGDTEPHYSFGTMRDIFLTCCILHNFFMGVDVDQSIIDDVDRELLQERNIDRSQSNQQRDQEYRHAALLRDNIAAEMWNVYQTL from the exons ATGAAATTCACTTATGTGTTATCCGGTTGGGAAGGAACTGCCTCTGACTCAAGAATTTTGAAAGATACTTTAAGTAGGGAATATCCACTTCGAATTCCCAAAG GAAAATTTTATCTAGGCGATGCTGGATTCATGCTGAAGCCTGGGATACTTACACCATACAGAGGTGTTCGGTATCACCTGAAAGAGTATTCTGTACGTAAGCTACAAAATCCTAAAGAACTATTCAACCACCGGCATTCTTCATTAAGAAATGTCATTGAAAGAAGTTTTGGAGTTCTAAAGAAAAGATTCCCAATTATAGCTGGCGACACTGAACCTCATTATTCATTTGGAACTATGAGAGACATTTTTTTGACATGTTGTATACTGCATAACTTTTTTATGGGTGTTGATGTTGATCAATCTATAATTGATGATGTTGACCGAGAATTGCTACAAGAACGCAATATAGATAGATCACAATCAAATCAACAACGTGATCAGGAATATAGGCATGCAGCATTGTTACGAGATAACATTGCAGCTGAAATGTGGAATGTGTATCAAACATTATGA